The Sorangiineae bacterium MSr11367 genome window below encodes:
- the erpA gene encoding iron-sulfur cluster insertion protein ErpA encodes MITITEKAASKVKEIAAAEALEGQGLRLRVVGGGCAGFSYDLYFEDAIGEMDEEYESNGVKLYVDPLSHQYLEETEIDYVEGVHGSGFKFNNPNVKGTCGCGSSFSA; translated from the coding sequence ATGATCACCATCACTGAGAAAGCCGCTTCCAAGGTCAAAGAGATCGCTGCCGCCGAAGCCCTCGAGGGCCAAGGCTTGCGCCTGCGGGTCGTTGGCGGCGGGTGCGCCGGGTTCAGCTACGACCTGTATTTCGAGGACGCGATCGGTGAGATGGACGAGGAGTACGAGTCCAATGGCGTCAAACTTTACGTCGACCCGCTGAGCCACCAGTACCTGGAGGAGACGGAGATCGACTACGTCGAAGGGGTCCACGGTTCGGGTTTCAAGTTCAACAACCCGAACGTCAAAGGCACCTGCGGCTGCGGATCGAGCTTTTCTGCTTGA
- a CDS encoding peptide deformylase: protein MTIVHDAPARVLQMGEPGLRRISAPVADIADPAFVADGRRLTATLQAFREAHGFGRAIAAPQIGVAQRFIAVHLAGEPSFRGLLINPVIRWRSEQTFTMWDDCMSFPSILVRLRRHHSISLSFHDEQGEARTWTQLDRATSELLQHEMDHLDGILAVDHAIDRDAIVMREAFEAMPDHFRRQVDYVIGG from the coding sequence ATGACCATCGTGCACGACGCACCCGCCCGCGTGCTGCAAATGGGCGAGCCCGGGCTACGCCGCATCTCCGCGCCGGTCGCGGACATCGCCGATCCCGCCTTCGTCGCCGATGGCCGCCGCCTCACGGCGACACTGCAGGCCTTTCGCGAAGCGCATGGCTTCGGTCGCGCGATCGCTGCCCCGCAGATCGGCGTCGCGCAGCGCTTCATCGCGGTGCACCTCGCGGGGGAGCCGTCGTTTCGCGGCCTCCTGATCAACCCCGTCATCCGCTGGCGCAGCGAGCAGACCTTCACGATGTGGGACGACTGCATGAGTTTCCCATCGATCCTCGTGCGACTGCGCCGCCACCATTCCATTTCGCTCTCGTTCCACGACGAGCAGGGCGAAGCGCGAACGTGGACGCAGCTCGATCGCGCCACGTCGGAACTGCTCCAGCACGAGATGGACCACCTCGACGGCATCCTCGCCGTCGACCACGCCATCGATCGCGATGCCATCGTGATGCGCGAAGCGTTCGAGGCCATGCCCGATCACTTCCGCCGCCAAGTCGACTACGTGATCGGCGGCTGA
- a CDS encoding response regulator, which yields MKPAVISLRRTSPPGTTPRILLALSESETNLVLGELERAGFSAETTSVDSPARLEERISGSWDIILAGTEFFGQSREAIAGFLDKLREVGSTLGYDLPAVFVARQVDDALERSALARGAADVIETSRLGRLGAVLTREVERVRRQNVRASRAALMEAIIDALPFLVFVKEARELRQILANQTFADAFHTTKEWLTGKLDDEIFPPDQVEGFNAIDREVLRTQVMKVFEEVARTDGVNRTYLTRKLAIVDEEGNSAYLVGVTEDITERKRTEEALRRTRELSARTLAGYQRRVLQMEIIRQQNEDLERLSADLVKAKRIEEERAREIEAAARLKSEFLANFSHEIRTPLNGILGYCDLLMRGEGSRLTPHGRRDLNVIKTNAKTLLSLINDILDLSKIEAGRIEIVRERVDVTELIEDSAATIKELIRSKDVELVTHVADGAAQAFTDSLKLRQIVLNLLSNAAKFTDTGEIHVSASAAGDDLVVEVEDTGVGIPPEELRNIFEKFRQVDGSSTRRAGGTGLGLAIVRELARVLGGTASVTSAVGRGSKFTVILPGAIDAGRTPSLPENKLEPRSVPLDGCTVLVVDDDPLVQTLVRGELETAGFQAIIVGDGVQALHQARARRPNVILLDLHLPKLHGWDVLTELKSDPSLSSIPVVIVSVEEQRARGFSMGACEYLVKPVETDQLVETVRRVMAPGGGDVLIVDDDAATRELVTRVLQGHGFPTADARDGSEALVRMKVSPPSLLILDLVMPKVDGFEVLRRMRSEGTIVPVVVLTGKDLSKVEEQELSEAFARIVRKGGLAMADLVAEARRLVVEQRVQQKERLPRILYVEDSPQNRDIVRRYLEPEFNVFEAEDGEHGLERAQRDAPDLVLMDLSLPRIDGWEATRRIKSDPRLRHLPVIALTARAGTEDRERADSAGCVDYLTKPVEREALIAAIRKHLRGQAGNG from the coding sequence GTGAAGCCGGCCGTCATTTCCCTTCGTAGGACGTCCCCTCCCGGCACGACGCCGCGCATTCTGCTTGCGCTTTCCGAAAGCGAAACGAACCTCGTGCTGGGCGAGTTGGAGCGCGCGGGCTTCTCCGCGGAGACCACCTCCGTCGACAGCCCCGCGCGCCTCGAGGAGCGCATCTCGGGAAGCTGGGACATCATTCTCGCCGGTACGGAGTTCTTCGGGCAATCGCGCGAGGCGATCGCAGGCTTCCTGGACAAGCTGCGCGAGGTCGGCAGCACGCTCGGCTACGACTTGCCGGCCGTGTTCGTGGCCCGGCAGGTCGACGACGCGCTGGAGCGAAGCGCACTTGCCCGCGGTGCCGCCGACGTGATCGAAACCTCGCGCCTCGGGCGCCTGGGCGCGGTGCTCACGCGCGAGGTCGAACGCGTGCGCCGGCAGAATGTCCGGGCCAGCCGCGCGGCCCTCATGGAAGCCATCATCGACGCGCTCCCGTTTCTCGTCTTCGTCAAAGAGGCGCGTGAGCTCCGGCAGATCCTGGCGAACCAGACCTTCGCCGACGCGTTTCACACCACCAAAGAGTGGCTCACGGGCAAGCTCGACGACGAGATCTTCCCGCCCGACCAGGTCGAGGGATTCAACGCCATCGATCGCGAGGTGCTCCGCACCCAGGTGATGAAGGTCTTCGAAGAGGTGGCCCGCACCGACGGCGTGAACCGCACCTACCTGACGCGCAAGCTGGCCATCGTCGACGAGGAGGGGAACTCGGCCTACCTGGTCGGCGTCACCGAAGACATCACCGAGCGCAAACGCACCGAGGAGGCCCTTCGCCGCACGCGCGAGCTTTCCGCGCGCACCTTGGCCGGCTACCAGCGGCGCGTGCTGCAGATGGAGATCATCCGCCAGCAGAACGAAGACCTCGAGCGCCTCTCCGCCGACCTGGTGAAGGCCAAGCGCATCGAAGAGGAGCGCGCCCGCGAGATCGAAGCGGCGGCCCGCCTCAAGAGCGAGTTTTTGGCGAACTTCTCCCACGAGATCCGCACGCCGCTCAACGGCATCCTCGGCTACTGCGACCTGCTCATGCGCGGCGAGGGCTCGCGCCTCACGCCGCATGGCCGGCGCGACCTCAACGTCATCAAGACCAACGCGAAGACGTTGCTCTCGCTCATCAACGACATCCTCGACCTGTCCAAGATCGAGGCGGGGCGCATCGAAATCGTGCGCGAGCGCGTCGACGTCACGGAACTCATCGAGGACTCGGCGGCGACCATCAAGGAGCTGATACGCAGCAAGGACGTCGAGCTGGTCACGCACGTGGCCGACGGCGCCGCGCAGGCGTTCACCGACTCGCTCAAGCTGCGGCAGATCGTCCTCAACCTGCTCTCCAACGCCGCGAAGTTCACCGACACCGGCGAGATCCACGTCTCGGCGAGCGCCGCCGGCGACGACTTGGTCGTCGAGGTGGAGGACACCGGCGTGGGCATCCCCCCCGAGGAACTGCGGAACATCTTCGAGAAATTCCGCCAGGTCGACGGCTCCAGCACCCGGCGCGCCGGCGGCACGGGCCTCGGCCTCGCCATCGTGCGCGAGCTGGCGCGCGTGCTCGGGGGCACCGCCTCCGTCACCAGCGCGGTCGGCCGGGGCTCCAAGTTCACCGTCATTCTCCCTGGCGCGATCGACGCGGGCCGCACCCCGTCGCTGCCGGAAAACAAGCTCGAACCCCGCTCCGTGCCCCTCGACGGGTGCACGGTTCTCGTGGTCGACGACGATCCGCTGGTGCAGACCTTGGTACGCGGTGAGCTCGAGACCGCGGGCTTCCAGGCCATCATCGTGGGCGACGGTGTGCAGGCCTTGCATCAGGCGCGCGCCCGAAGGCCGAACGTCATCCTGCTCGACCTCCACCTGCCCAAGCTCCACGGGTGGGACGTCCTAACGGAACTCAAGAGCGATCCCTCGCTCTCGAGCATCCCCGTGGTCATCGTCTCCGTCGAAGAGCAACGCGCACGCGGCTTCTCCATGGGCGCGTGCGAGTACTTAGTTAAGCCCGTCGAGACGGACCAACTGGTAGAAACGGTGCGTCGGGTCATGGCGCCGGGCGGGGGCGATGTGCTCATCGTCGACGACGACGCGGCCACGCGCGAGCTGGTCACCCGGGTTTTGCAGGGCCACGGCTTCCCCACCGCCGACGCACGCGATGGCTCCGAGGCGCTGGTCCGCATGAAGGTGAGCCCGCCGTCGTTGCTCATCTTGGACCTGGTCATGCCCAAGGTGGACGGCTTCGAGGTCCTTCGCCGCATGCGCAGCGAGGGAACCATCGTTCCGGTCGTGGTCCTCACGGGCAAAGACTTGAGCAAAGTCGAGGAGCAGGAACTTTCGGAGGCGTTTGCGCGAATTGTACGCAAAGGCGGTCTGGCCATGGCCGATTTGGTTGCCGAGGCACGGCGACTGGTCGTCGAGCAACGCGTGCAACAGAAAGAGCGCCTACCGCGCATTCTTTACGTGGAGGACTCTCCGCAAAACCGAGATATCGTGCGCCGTTACCTGGAGCCGGAGTTCAATGTGTTCGAAGCAGAGGATGGAGAGCACGGACTGGAACGCGCACAGCGCGATGCGCCGGATCTCGTTCTCATGGATCTATCCCTACCTCGCATCGACGGGTGGGAGGCGACCCGACGTATCAAGTCGGATCCTAGGCTTCGGCACCTTCCCGTTATTGCACTTACAGCCCGCGCGGGCACCGAGGATCGTGAACGTGCGGACAGCGCGGGGTGCGTGGATTACCTGACCAAACCAGTGGAGCGCGAAGCTTTGATTGCCGCGATTCGAAAACACCTTCGGGGGCAAGCCGGGAATGGATAG
- a CDS encoding RNA polymerase factor sigma-32 — MKSSLDPNPSISNYIARVQRAPTLSREDEVALALRVRDHADPRAVSALVEANLRHVVAIALTYRRYGLRLADLISEGNVGLMTALRKFDPDRGTRFVTYAAHWIRAYILDYVIRAWSIVGVGAGPLRSKVFFRLRREKAKISALTSDSDEVAEQLASRFGTTKEKISQLAQRVEARDLSLDTKAHDDTTSSIVDALPSPLPSQEDNFLRYERTHEIEHRVREALDELDPRERYIVTVRVMADDPDELSLAEIGRRLGVSRERARQIESRAKMKLRRRLGEELEIKDAPPVSETEPGTTTKAA; from the coding sequence ATGAAGAGCTCCCTCGACCCCAACCCCTCCATCTCGAACTACATCGCGCGCGTGCAACGAGCACCAACGCTGTCGCGGGAAGACGAGGTGGCCCTCGCCTTACGCGTGCGCGACCACGCTGATCCACGGGCCGTGAGCGCATTGGTCGAGGCCAACTTGCGACATGTCGTTGCCATTGCGCTGACGTATCGGCGCTACGGACTGCGGCTTGCCGATTTGATTTCCGAAGGAAACGTCGGCCTCATGACCGCACTTCGGAAATTCGATCCCGACCGTGGAACGCGTTTCGTGACGTACGCTGCGCACTGGATTCGCGCGTACATCCTCGACTACGTGATTCGCGCCTGGAGCATCGTGGGCGTCGGCGCAGGTCCGTTGCGCTCGAAGGTGTTCTTCCGACTACGACGGGAGAAGGCGAAGATCTCCGCGCTGACCTCGGACTCGGACGAGGTGGCCGAACAACTCGCGTCGCGCTTCGGCACGACCAAGGAGAAGATCTCGCAACTCGCTCAACGGGTGGAGGCGCGCGACCTTTCGCTCGATACGAAGGCGCACGACGACACGACCTCGTCGATCGTCGATGCGCTCCCCTCGCCGCTCCCCTCCCAGGAGGACAACTTCCTCCGCTACGAGCGGACGCATGAAATCGAGCACCGCGTGCGCGAGGCCCTCGACGAGCTCGATCCGCGCGAGCGCTACATCGTCACCGTGCGCGTGATGGCCGACGATCCGGACGAACTGAGCCTCGCCGAGATCGGGCGGCGCCTCGGTGTCTCACGCGAGCGCGCGCGGCAGATCGAGTCGCGTGCCAAGATGAAGCTGCGCCGGCGCCTGGGCGAAGAGCTCGAGATCAAAGACGCGCCACCGGTCAGCGAGACCGAGCCCGGGACCACGACCAAGGCCGCCTAA
- a CDS encoding response regulator, with product MDRPGGLPNPDVRRRPRILAVDDDPLQLDLLFRGLTLEGFEVATHEGPIGVTNMVRAFQPDIVLLDLNIPSLRGDRLIELIRRTAGPNTKYFLLSASDESELRLRAAETSAHGWLSKSLPMNEIAHRLRSMLSPSSTGSFLGLNDGPPSRRIR from the coding sequence ATGGATAGGCCGGGAGGATTGCCGAACCCCGACGTCCGCCGGCGGCCGCGCATTCTTGCGGTCGATGACGATCCTTTGCAACTGGACCTTTTGTTTAGGGGCCTTACTTTGGAGGGATTCGAAGTCGCCACGCACGAGGGGCCCATTGGGGTCACCAACATGGTTCGCGCGTTCCAACCGGATATCGTTCTTCTCGACTTGAACATTCCGAGCCTGCGGGGGGACCGGCTCATCGAGTTGATCCGCCGTACGGCTGGGCCGAACACGAAGTATTTCTTACTTTCGGCGAGCGACGAGTCCGAGCTTCGCCTACGCGCTGCAGAAACGAGCGCGCATGGTTGGCTTTCCAAGAGCCTCCCCATGAACGAGATTGCGCATCGCCTACGGTCGATGCTCTCCCCCTCGTCCACGGGGTCGTTTCTAGGCTTGAACGACGGGCCGCCGTCCCGTCGCATACGATAA
- a CDS encoding FIST C-terminal domain-containing protein: MSSVELHRARTLVTDPQQAAERLLEQLPSSAKPKLVTVFASRSLDQLALNRALRERLPKGTRIVGTTSGAELDNEGIHERSIVLGALSGDFDVGLGVGRDLSQDAIVSGNVAINSACDELGILPNNLGSRHVGMVIDDAFRYKKEEFLLGMLEPNPALVLVGGGASDTELDPAKQSSQLHIDGEVVTDAVVCALFKSDVRWAAMRSHWYVPTGRTLRITRVDETCTRALEIDGKPAAKRYAELLGVTVSDLEFGKPHGFATQPTALRVGREYFVRAPWKPLDDGSILYANLIEEGTELEIMQLGDIVRATNHFFREELPHRVGNPTALILFQCSGRQWFADAVGKRAELAQTFTTAPPSVGFNCHFEIYCGFHINTTLTVLAFGSGTST, from the coding sequence ATGTCATCCGTTGAGCTCCATCGGGCACGTACGCTCGTGACCGATCCCCAGCAAGCCGCGGAGCGGCTTCTCGAGCAACTACCGTCTTCCGCCAAGCCCAAGCTCGTGACGGTTTTCGCGTCGCGATCGCTCGATCAGTTGGCCCTCAATCGCGCACTGCGTGAGAGGTTGCCCAAGGGTACGCGCATCGTCGGCACCACCAGCGGTGCGGAGCTGGACAACGAAGGCATCCACGAACGGTCGATCGTCCTCGGCGCCCTCTCGGGCGACTTCGACGTGGGCCTCGGCGTCGGTCGCGATCTTTCGCAAGACGCCATCGTCTCCGGGAATGTCGCCATCAACTCCGCTTGCGACGAGCTGGGGATCTTGCCGAACAACTTGGGCTCGCGGCACGTCGGCATGGTGATCGACGATGCGTTTCGCTACAAAAAGGAGGAGTTCCTCCTGGGCATGCTGGAGCCGAATCCTGCGCTGGTGCTGGTGGGCGGAGGCGCATCGGACACCGAGCTCGATCCTGCGAAGCAGAGCTCTCAGCTGCACATCGATGGCGAGGTGGTGACCGACGCCGTCGTCTGCGCACTCTTCAAGTCCGACGTGCGCTGGGCGGCCATGCGTTCGCACTGGTACGTGCCCACTGGTCGCACGTTGCGCATCACGCGTGTCGACGAGACGTGCACACGCGCGCTGGAGATCGACGGCAAGCCGGCGGCCAAACGCTACGCCGAGCTGCTTGGCGTCACGGTGTCGGATCTGGAGTTCGGCAAGCCGCACGGCTTCGCCACGCAGCCCACCGCGCTGCGCGTCGGACGCGAGTACTTCGTGCGCGCGCCGTGGAAGCCGCTCGACGACGGGTCGATTCTCTATGCCAACTTGATCGAGGAAGGGACCGAGCTCGAAATCATGCAATTGGGGGATATCGTGCGCGCAACGAATCACTTCTTCCGTGAGGAATTGCCACATCGCGTTGGGAATCCAACTGCGCTGATTCTATTTCAGTGCAGCGGTCGCCAATGGTTCGCCGACGCCGTCGGAAAGCGTGCGGAGCTTGCGCAAACGTTCACCACGGCCCCGCCGTCGGTGGGCTTCAATTGCCATTTCGAAATCTATTGTGGATTTCACATCAACACGACCCTCACCGTGCTCGCATTCGGATCGGGAACCTCCACGTGA